One region of Syntrophobacter fumaroxidans MPOB genomic DNA includes:
- a CDS encoding ferredoxin family protein, whose amino-acid sequence MKRLSIEQLLGMNKFVVDDEEAHIKVNREVCASCPDKPCTWACPAGLYSVKDGALSFDYAGCLECGTCRVACPNAGSAIDWNYPRGGFGVHFRYG is encoded by the coding sequence GTGAAACGCTTGAGCATCGAACAGTTGCTGGGAATGAACAAGTTCGTGGTGGATGACGAGGAGGCGCACATCAAGGTGAACCGGGAGGTTTGCGCGTCATGCCCGGACAAGCCTTGCACCTGGGCATGTCCGGCCGGGCTCTACAGCGTCAAGGACGGCGCGCTGAGCTTCGATTACGCCGGGTGCCTGGAGTGCGGCACGTGCCGCGTGGCCTGCCCCAACGCCGGCTCCGCCATCGACTGGAACTATCCGCGCGGAGGTTTCGGAGTCCACTTCCGCTATGGATGA
- a CDS encoding electron transfer flavoprotein subunit beta/FixA family protein: MLKVIACFKWVIDEADIRVDAPNRKLLLERAAFKISPYDRNAVEEAMRLQEQHGASVTAVTVAPASAKNCLKDVLSRGPDRAVFVNDPSFADLEPARTTGLLAAAIGSFVEFDLILCGEGSSDLYAQQVGPALAEKLGIACATYVNKLTYVEGENRVIAERKLEEGIEVVSVPLPGLITVLPDINTPRIPSLKQVLGAAKKPVEQLTPERLGGMPAERLKTMGVVAATMERKRLRFGAGAEEIRSVVDALLKEGAIG, encoded by the coding sequence ATGCTCAAGGTTATCGCGTGCTTCAAATGGGTAATCGACGAGGCGGACATCCGGGTGGACGCCCCCAACCGCAAGCTGCTCCTGGAACGCGCGGCTTTTAAGATCAGCCCCTACGACCGCAACGCGGTGGAGGAGGCGATGCGCCTGCAGGAACAGCACGGAGCGAGCGTGACGGCCGTGACGGTGGCTCCGGCCTCGGCAAAGAACTGCCTCAAGGACGTTCTTTCCCGGGGTCCGGACCGGGCCGTTTTCGTCAACGATCCATCTTTTGCCGACCTGGAACCGGCCCGGACGACCGGATTGCTGGCCGCAGCCATCGGATCGTTTGTCGAGTTCGACCTGATCCTGTGCGGGGAAGGCTCAAGCGATCTGTACGCACAGCAAGTGGGGCCCGCCCTCGCCGAGAAGCTTGGCATCGCGTGCGCAACCTACGTGAACAAGCTCACGTACGTGGAGGGGGAGAACAGGGTAATCGCCGAACGCAAGCTCGAGGAGGGCATCGAGGTGGTGTCCGTCCCGCTGCCCGGGCTGATCACGGTTTTGCCGGACATCAACACGCCGCGCATTCCGAGCCTGAAACAGGTCCTGGGAGCGGCCAAAAAGCCGGTGGAACAGCTCACGCCGGAGCGGCTGGGAGGCATGCCGGCCGAACGGTTGAAGACCATGGGGGTGGTCGCGGCCACGATGGAACGCAAGCGCCTGAGATTCGGGGCGGGAGCCGAGGAGATTCGCTCGGTGGTCGACGCTCTCTTGAAGGAAGGCGCGATCGGTTGA
- a CDS encoding MFS transporter: MSQFAAEIGTTQTQIHELAKRMLRYRWICYGMLLLTYIFVYFDRVAPAVVAPELMKEFGLTATSLGILSSMYFYPYAAMQIPSGILSDYLGPRFSVGTFFIIAAVGTALFGLAQSFGVIVFGRFLMGVGVAVVWIPCMRILANWFRPNEFSTLTGMMLTWGNAGAVLASAPLAFLVGLVGWRYSFFWLGAFMVILAILNFVILRNKPADKGYPTVSDIDGVQYYQQAGVKVSFKENLGKLFKMRNYWLIAVYAFMIYGTVMGFQGLWCIPYLQQIYGMPKQTAANVLMFWPIGMALGCLTAGWVSDRVLKSRRKTSLYGIVIYALTWLPVIIWPDSLPVNWFYAILFIMGFFCGAYVPNYAHIAEGQPHSFIATANGMVNIWYFVGGALFQAVMGLVLDGYGKVGDKFPVEAYRMSFVLCLIALVLGAIAMYFTTDTKVVTKDDA; the protein is encoded by the coding sequence GTGAGTCAATTCGCAGCCGAAATCGGCACCACGCAAACGCAAATCCACGAGTTGGCGAAAAGAATGCTTCGCTACCGTTGGATTTGCTACGGGATGTTGTTGCTCACCTACATTTTTGTCTACTTCGATCGCGTCGCGCCGGCCGTTGTGGCCCCCGAATTGATGAAGGAATTCGGGCTGACCGCGACGAGCCTCGGTATTCTGTCTTCCATGTACTTTTATCCCTACGCGGCGATGCAAATCCCTTCGGGGATACTTTCGGACTATCTCGGTCCCCGGTTTTCGGTGGGCACGTTTTTCATCATCGCAGCCGTCGGAACCGCCTTGTTCGGGTTGGCTCAGAGCTTCGGCGTGATCGTATTCGGCCGTTTCCTGATGGGCGTCGGAGTGGCCGTGGTGTGGATCCCCTGCATGAGAATCCTCGCCAACTGGTTTCGCCCCAACGAATTTTCGACCCTGACGGGCATGATGCTCACCTGGGGCAACGCCGGGGCCGTCCTGGCGTCCGCTCCCCTGGCCTTCCTTGTGGGCCTCGTGGGCTGGCGCTACTCGTTCTTCTGGCTTGGCGCCTTCATGGTCATCCTGGCAATATTGAATTTCGTCATCCTGAGGAACAAACCCGCCGATAAGGGCTATCCCACCGTTTCGGACATCGATGGCGTTCAATACTACCAGCAGGCGGGAGTCAAGGTGTCTTTCAAGGAAAACCTGGGCAAGCTCTTCAAAATGAGGAACTACTGGCTCATCGCCGTATACGCGTTCATGATCTACGGCACGGTGATGGGCTTCCAGGGGCTCTGGTGCATCCCCTACCTGCAGCAGATCTACGGCATGCCCAAGCAGACCGCCGCCAATGTGCTCATGTTCTGGCCCATCGGCATGGCGCTGGGCTGCCTGACCGCCGGCTGGGTGTCCGACCGGGTACTGAAGTCGCGACGAAAGACCTCCCTTTACGGCATCGTCATCTATGCGCTCACCTGGCTGCCGGTCATCATCTGGCCGGATTCGCTCCCCGTCAATTGGTTCTACGCCATCCTGTTCATCATGGGCTTTTTCTGTGGTGCATACGTGCCCAATTATGCGCACATTGCTGAAGGACAACCGCACAGTTTCATCGCCACGGCCAACGGGATGGTCAACATCTGGTACTTCGTCGGCGGAGCCTTGTTCCAGGCGGTCATGGGCCTGGTGCTGGACGGGTACGGGAAGGTCGGGGACAAATTCCCCGTGGAAGCCTACCGGATGTCTTTCGTCCTCTGCCTGATCGCACTGGTTCTTGGCGCGATTGCCATGTACTTCACCACCGACACGAAAGTGGTGACGAAAGACGACGCATGA
- a CDS encoding electron transfer flavoprotein subunit alpha/FixB family protein has protein sequence MAGIWVFAEGAEHTLELLCAGRKVAEQLGVHPVAFAPDEELARRYLAHGAREVFVLPGLAPDQGLEAYVPVLAQAAAQEEPDVILIGATQRGKEMAARLSARLDTGLCSNCAGFEVDAGSGRLVMERLMYGGAGVQKVVCTTRPQMATIAARAFEPAPAGEDDAKGTIRSLAAAPSSPVKVLHRTPAARGSVDVTEAKIVVCVGRGIEKKEDVKLARDLADALGGELACSRPVAEELRWLPEEVYLGISGKKIKPQLYVGVGVSGQIQHVTGIRDSRVILAINKDENAPIFEAADYGIVGDLYQVVPILIDELKKTLKH, from the coding sequence ATGGCAGGAATCTGGGTTTTCGCCGAAGGAGCCGAGCACACCCTGGAGCTTTTGTGCGCGGGGAGGAAGGTGGCCGAACAGCTGGGCGTGCATCCGGTCGCGTTTGCCCCGGACGAGGAGCTTGCGCGGCGCTACCTGGCGCACGGCGCGCGGGAGGTGTTCGTGCTGCCGGGGCTCGCCCCGGACCAGGGACTGGAAGCCTATGTCCCCGTTCTGGCGCAGGCGGCCGCACAAGAGGAACCGGACGTGATCCTGATCGGGGCCACGCAGCGGGGCAAGGAAATGGCCGCGCGGCTTTCGGCGCGGCTCGATACGGGGCTGTGCAGCAACTGCGCGGGGTTCGAGGTGGACGCGGGGAGCGGGCGCCTGGTCATGGAACGGCTGATGTACGGAGGCGCGGGGGTGCAGAAGGTGGTTTGCACCACGCGCCCGCAAATGGCCACGATTGCGGCGCGGGCGTTCGAGCCGGCCCCGGCCGGCGAGGACGACGCAAAAGGAACCATCCGCTCGCTGGCCGCAGCGCCCTCCTCGCCCGTCAAGGTGCTCCATCGCACGCCCGCGGCGCGAGGGAGCGTGGACGTCACGGAGGCCAAGATCGTGGTCTGCGTGGGCCGCGGGATCGAGAAGAAGGAGGATGTGAAGCTTGCCCGCGACCTTGCGGACGCCCTCGGGGGCGAGCTCGCCTGTTCGCGGCCCGTCGCCGAGGAGTTGCGCTGGCTGCCCGAGGAGGTCTACCTGGGCATCTCGGGCAAAAAGATCAAACCGCAGCTCTACGTGGGAGTGGGTGTGTCCGGCCAGATCCAGCACGTGACCGGAATCCGGGACAGCAGGGTGATCCTTGCCATCAACAAGGATGAAAACGCGCCCATCTTCGAGGCCGCCGATTACGGCATCGTGGGGGACCTCTACCAGGTCGTCCCGATCCTCATCGACGAGCTCAAGAAAACCCTGAAACACTGA
- a CDS encoding efflux transporter outer membrane subunit — MRSTSALSARTTAECRRQTIIRPFCRLGHPWLSSAMRCVSALMLLAATLGAAGCTAVGPDFAKPSAPVAANWSEKDNSKVKTESGDYSQWWTVFEDEVLNNLIRIAYENNPDLQVAGLRILEARAQLGIALGNQFPQKQQGNAAYTYTRNSENAANTAGGGDLRYGAYNYGIDASWEIDFWGKYKRGIESADASLTASVADYDSALVSLAGNVASTYVQIRTYEERLKVARENVEIQKESLRLTEVRYRNGAVTELDVQQARTLLYDTQAQIPSLEISLQQSRNSLAVLLGMPPGDLAGLLGDKPGTIPTPPAEVVLGIPAELLRRRPDIRSAELQAAAQCAQIGVAKAELFPRISLLGSFGFLASDSRLTRTGGSGFTDLFTWSSYTMTTGPTIEWPILNYGRITNNVRVQDARFEQLMVTYRNTVLGAAKEVEDALVGFLRSQDKTALLEESVKAAKRAVDLAMLQYREGAVDFTTVLNSQQSLVQEQDSLTQSRGAVPTNLVALYKGLGGGWELRAGKDFVPAETVRVMRERTNWGDLLPVKGGLPADLEPPPPSNVRELPRPPDW; from the coding sequence ATGCGGTCAACCTCCGCACTTTCCGCCCGAACGACGGCCGAATGCCGTCGCCAGACCATCATCCGCCCTTTCTGCCGGCTCGGTCACCCGTGGCTTTCGAGCGCGATGCGGTGTGTGTCCGCGCTCATGCTCCTGGCGGCGACACTGGGAGCCGCGGGTTGCACGGCAGTGGGTCCCGATTTCGCCAAACCATCGGCGCCGGTAGCTGCAAACTGGAGCGAAAAGGACAACTCGAAGGTCAAAACCGAGTCGGGAGACTACAGCCAGTGGTGGACCGTCTTCGAAGACGAGGTCCTGAACAACCTGATCCGGATCGCCTATGAGAACAACCCGGATCTTCAGGTTGCGGGGCTGCGCATTCTCGAGGCGCGCGCTCAGCTGGGCATCGCGCTGGGAAACCAGTTCCCTCAGAAGCAGCAGGGCAACGCCGCGTATACATACACCCGGAACAGTGAAAACGCCGCCAATACTGCCGGCGGCGGTGACCTGAGATACGGGGCTTACAATTACGGAATCGACGCGTCGTGGGAAATCGATTTCTGGGGCAAATACAAGCGCGGCATCGAATCCGCTGACGCCAGCCTGACGGCGTCCGTGGCTGATTACGACAGTGCCCTCGTCTCCTTGGCCGGCAACGTGGCGTCCACCTATGTCCAGATCCGCACCTACGAGGAACGGCTCAAGGTGGCGCGTGAGAACGTCGAGATCCAGAAGGAGTCGCTTCGGCTCACCGAAGTCAGGTACCGCAACGGAGCCGTGACCGAGCTGGACGTGCAGCAGGCCAGAACCCTTCTTTATGACACTCAGGCCCAGATCCCCTCTCTGGAGATAAGCCTCCAGCAGTCCAGGAACAGTCTTGCCGTCCTGCTGGGGATGCCTCCGGGCGACCTGGCCGGGCTGCTCGGCGACAAACCCGGGACCATCCCGACTCCGCCGGCCGAGGTTGTCCTCGGGATCCCCGCGGAGCTCCTGCGCCGCCGGCCCGATATCCGTAGCGCCGAGCTCCAGGCCGCCGCGCAATGCGCTCAGATCGGCGTTGCCAAAGCCGAGCTCTTTCCCCGTATTTCCCTGCTGGGGTCGTTCGGGTTTCTTGCTAGCGATTCACGCCTGACCAGAACCGGCGGGAGCGGTTTCACAGATCTCTTCACCTGGAGCAGCTACACCATGACCACCGGTCCCACCATCGAATGGCCGATCCTGAACTACGGCCGCATCACGAACAACGTGCGGGTCCAGGATGCGCGCTTCGAGCAACTGATGGTCACCTACCGGAACACGGTGCTCGGTGCGGCAAAAGAAGTGGAAGACGCCCTGGTGGGTTTTCTGCGCTCCCAGGATAAGACCGCTCTTTTGGAGGAAAGTGTGAAAGCGGCCAAACGGGCGGTGGATCTCGCCATGTTGCAGTACCGGGAGGGTGCGGTCGACTTCACCACCGTGCTCAATTCGCAGCAGTCACTCGTCCAGGAACAGGACAGCCTCACCCAGAGCCGGGGCGCGGTGCCCACGAACCTGGTGGCGCTCTACAAGGGACTCGGCGGCGGGTGGGAGCTCAGAGCGGGAAAGGACTTCGTCCCGGCGGAGACGGTGCGGGTGATGAGAGAAAGGACCAACTGGGGCGATCTGCTCCCGGTGAAGGGGGGACTTCCAGCCGATCTCGAGCCCCCTCCTCCATCCAACGTCAGGGAATTGCCCCGGCCGCCTGATTGGTAG
- a CDS encoding efflux RND transporter permease subunit: protein MLSRFFIDRPIFANVIAIVTIIFGLVTLLLLPVEQYPQITPPTVLVSTVYPGASAEVVADTVAAPIEQQVNGVEHMLYMSSNSANDGSYSLTVTFEVGTNLDMAQVLVQNRVAIAEPTLPDDVKRQGVNVQKQSTSFIQFIALSSPDGSHDDLFLSNYATLNVRDELSRIEGVGNVSVMGSASYSMRVWLDPEKLKSRSLTTQDVVDAIQEQNVQVAAGQIGQPPAPAGQNFQYTVTTLGRLSDVEQFQNIIVKTTADSQVGARITRVKDVARVELGGQVYDQYFQMHGKPAAGIGIYQLPGANALDVSTKVSKKMAELSKSFPAGVTYDIPFDTTRFVTASIHEVYKTLIEAGILVLIVILVFLQDWRAVLVPATTVPVTIIGAFAAMAALGFTVNILTLFGLILAIGIVVDDAIVIVENAAHHIERGLPPREATIKAMDEIIGPVIGITLVLMAVFLPTAFLGGITGQLYRQFALTIAATAVISAINAVTLKPAQCALWLRKNPEHRNLFFRGFNAVYSRCEHVYSIMIAWMVRHTVAMLILFAVLIGSATWGFLALPTGFLPTEDQGYAIASVLLPDAASQERTREVVAKMNDMIAKTPGVVDYLTVGGYSVLDGTGASNAAAFWIIFKDWKERKDPSLSQEAILGHLRRQFATIEEGIAFVFVPPSIQGLGVAGGFQMQLQDRGGTGGEQLQAIAQEMVVDGEAQPGLQALNTTYRSGIPQLYVDVDRVKVKALNIPLSRVFGTLQASLGSAYVNDFNKFGRTYQVRVQADRRFRARSEDVAQLEVRSDNGNMVPLGTMVDVEESLGPLVINRYNLYPSAAVNGEAAPGYSSGQALKLMEQMAANKLPPSMSFDWTGMSYQEKKVGGEAFMIFGLAILLVYLVLAAQYESWTNPAAVILVVPLALLGTVIALALTATDNNIYTQIGIVLLIALASKNAILIVEFARELRADGKDLLDAAVQAARMRFRPILMTSFAFIMGIYPLVRAEGASAASRRALGTAVFGGMLASTFLAVLFVPVFYVVWQRLSESLAGFKKKPVSADSGTPPE, encoded by the coding sequence ATGCTGTCCCGATTCTTCATCGACCGGCCGATTTTTGCCAACGTCATCGCGATCGTGACCATCATTTTCGGTCTTGTGACGCTGCTGCTGCTGCCTGTTGAGCAGTATCCCCAGATCACGCCGCCCACGGTCCTCGTGTCGACCGTCTATCCGGGGGCGAGCGCCGAAGTGGTGGCGGATACGGTCGCGGCGCCCATCGAGCAGCAGGTGAACGGCGTCGAGCACATGCTCTACATGTCCTCGAACTCGGCCAATGACGGGTCCTACTCGCTCACGGTGACCTTCGAGGTCGGGACCAACCTCGATATGGCCCAGGTGCTGGTCCAGAACCGTGTGGCGATTGCCGAACCGACTCTCCCGGACGACGTCAAGCGCCAGGGGGTGAACGTCCAGAAGCAATCCACCTCCTTCATCCAGTTCATCGCGCTCAGCAGCCCCGACGGCAGCCACGACGATCTCTTCCTGAGCAACTACGCCACCTTGAACGTACGGGACGAACTCAGCCGCATCGAGGGCGTCGGGAATGTTTCGGTGATGGGCAGCGCCAGCTACAGCATGCGCGTTTGGCTCGATCCCGAAAAGCTCAAGAGCCGGAGCCTCACCACGCAGGATGTGGTCGACGCGATTCAGGAGCAGAACGTCCAGGTCGCTGCCGGCCAGATCGGGCAACCCCCGGCCCCGGCGGGACAGAACTTCCAGTACACCGTCACCACCCTGGGGCGGCTGAGCGACGTCGAGCAGTTCCAGAACATCATCGTCAAGACCACTGCCGACAGCCAGGTGGGCGCGCGCATCACCCGGGTGAAAGACGTGGCCCGGGTCGAGCTCGGGGGGCAGGTTTACGATCAGTATTTCCAGATGCACGGAAAACCCGCGGCCGGCATCGGCATCTACCAGCTCCCGGGTGCCAACGCGCTCGATGTCTCGACAAAGGTCAGCAAGAAGATGGCGGAGTTGAGCAAGTCGTTTCCGGCCGGGGTGACGTATGACATCCCTTTCGATACGACCCGGTTCGTGACCGCATCCATACACGAAGTCTACAAAACGCTGATCGAAGCGGGCATCCTGGTACTGATCGTGATCCTCGTGTTCCTCCAGGACTGGCGGGCGGTGCTGGTGCCCGCAACCACCGTGCCCGTCACCATCATCGGAGCCTTCGCCGCCATGGCGGCACTGGGTTTCACCGTCAACATCCTCACTCTCTTCGGTTTGATCCTCGCCATAGGCATCGTCGTGGACGACGCCATCGTCATCGTGGAGAACGCCGCTCATCACATCGAACGGGGGCTGCCTCCACGGGAGGCGACGATCAAAGCCATGGATGAAATCATCGGTCCGGTGATCGGCATCACGCTCGTTCTGATGGCGGTCTTCCTCCCCACGGCCTTTCTCGGGGGCATCACCGGGCAGCTCTATCGGCAGTTCGCCCTCACCATCGCGGCCACCGCCGTGATCAGCGCCATCAACGCCGTGACCCTGAAGCCCGCCCAGTGTGCGCTGTGGCTGCGCAAGAACCCGGAGCACCGCAACTTGTTCTTCCGCGGTTTCAACGCCGTCTACAGCCGCTGCGAACATGTATACTCCATTATGATAGCCTGGATGGTGCGGCACACCGTTGCCATGCTGATCCTTTTCGCCGTGCTGATCGGAAGCGCCACGTGGGGATTCCTGGCCCTGCCCACCGGTTTTCTGCCGACGGAAGACCAGGGATACGCGATTGCCAGTGTGCTGCTCCCCGATGCGGCTTCGCAGGAGCGTACCCGGGAAGTTGTGGCAAAGATGAACGACATGATCGCGAAGACTCCCGGAGTGGTCGACTATCTGACCGTCGGCGGCTACTCGGTGCTGGACGGCACCGGGGCTTCCAATGCGGCGGCATTCTGGATCATTTTCAAGGACTGGAAGGAACGCAAGGACCCGAGCCTCTCCCAGGAGGCCATTCTCGGCCACCTGCGACGGCAGTTCGCGACCATCGAGGAGGGCATCGCTTTCGTTTTCGTTCCGCCGTCCATCCAGGGACTCGGGGTTGCGGGCGGTTTCCAGATGCAGCTTCAGGACCGCGGCGGCACGGGGGGCGAGCAGCTCCAGGCCATTGCCCAGGAGATGGTCGTGGACGGCGAAGCCCAGCCCGGCCTGCAGGCGCTCAATACGACCTACCGCTCCGGCATCCCGCAGCTCTATGTCGATGTCGACCGCGTCAAGGTAAAGGCCCTGAACATCCCTTTGAGCAGAGTGTTCGGCACGCTGCAGGCCTCTCTCGGTTCGGCATACGTTAATGATTTCAACAAGTTCGGACGTACCTACCAGGTCCGGGTCCAGGCCGATCGGCGATTTCGCGCCAGGTCCGAGGACGTGGCCCAACTGGAGGTTCGGAGCGACAACGGCAACATGGTCCCCCTGGGCACGATGGTGGACGTGGAGGAAAGCCTCGGCCCCCTGGTCATCAATCGATACAACCTCTATCCGTCCGCTGCCGTCAACGGTGAGGCCGCGCCCGGATACAGCTCGGGGCAGGCCTTGAAGCTCATGGAACAGATGGCGGCCAACAAGCTGCCCCCCTCGATGAGCTTCGACTGGACCGGGATGTCCTACCAGGAGAAGAAAGTCGGGGGCGAGGCGTTCATGATCTTCGGCCTGGCGATCCTGCTGGTCTACCTGGTGCTGGCGGCCCAGTACGAAAGCTGGACGAATCCCGCGGCGGTCATCCTCGTGGTGCCCCTGGCCCTGCTGGGCACGGTCATTGCCTTGGCGCTCACCGCCACGGACAACAACATATACACTCAAATCGGCATCGTTCTCCTGATCGCCCTGGCGTCCAAAAACGCGATTCTCATCGTGGAGTTTGCGCGGGAACTGAGAGCGGACGGCAAGGATCTCCTGGACGCCGCGGTCCAGGCGGCCCGGATGAGGTTCCGGCCGATCCTGATGACCTCGTTTGCGTTCATCATGGGCATCTACCCGCTGGTGCGGGCGGAGGGCGCCAGCGCAGCCAGCCGGCGGGCGCTGGGTACGGCGGTGTTCGGAGGCATGCTTGCTTCGACTTTTCTCGCCGTCCTGTTCGTGCCGGTCTTTTATGTGGTGTGGCAGCGGTTGAGCGAATCCCTCGCCGGGTTCAAGAAGAAGCCGGTTTCCGCCGATTCCGGCACACCTCCGGAATAG
- a CDS encoding FAD-dependent oxidoreductase translates to MAEDKTTAIVVGAGPAGSTAAYLLAREGHEVILVERGTAPGCKNMYGGRMYSHALNRIIPEFWTEAPVERCVERELITFLDGERSVSVACRDSEWAGPGCHSFTLLRAEFDAWLAAKAEEAGALLACGIRVDDLVFENGRVVGIRAGEDEMMADVVIAADGVNSVLARKAGLAGPFSARQVATGVKQIIELPAQTINERFQVDDFHGAAQLFVGDCSGGVQGGGFLYTNKNSISLGLVFNVAELSRCRMKPAEALEDFKSSPHIAPLIEGGREAEYSAHLVPEAGLGMMPELFGDGILVAGDAAGFVLNLGYTVRGMDFAVASGEAAARAVMEAKAHNDFSRNGLCRYRELLRESFVLRDLEAYRSAPEILENKRMFNQYPKLVTGLASELFTVDGKPPARLARKIYDRIRASGIGLGQLALDGWKGARGL, encoded by the coding sequence ATGGCAGAAGACAAAACCACCGCAATAGTGGTCGGGGCCGGTCCCGCCGGCAGTACGGCCGCATACCTTTTGGCCCGTGAGGGGCACGAGGTGATCCTGGTGGAGCGGGGAACCGCTCCGGGCTGCAAGAACATGTACGGCGGGCGCATGTACAGTCACGCGTTGAACCGGATCATTCCGGAATTCTGGACAGAGGCTCCGGTGGAGCGCTGCGTTGAGCGCGAGCTCATCACGTTCCTCGACGGCGAGCGTTCGGTATCGGTCGCCTGTCGGGATTCGGAGTGGGCCGGTCCCGGCTGTCATTCCTTCACGCTGCTGCGGGCCGAATTCGACGCATGGCTCGCCGCGAAGGCGGAGGAGGCGGGAGCGCTTCTGGCGTGCGGAATCCGGGTCGACGACCTGGTGTTTGAAAACGGCCGGGTCGTGGGCATCCGGGCCGGGGAAGATGAAATGATGGCCGACGTGGTGATCGCGGCAGACGGGGTCAATTCGGTCCTGGCCCGGAAGGCGGGCCTTGCCGGGCCTTTTTCGGCGCGCCAGGTGGCCACGGGGGTCAAGCAGATCATCGAGCTGCCCGCGCAGACCATCAACGAGCGCTTCCAGGTCGACGACTTCCACGGCGCGGCGCAACTGTTCGTGGGGGACTGTTCCGGGGGAGTCCAGGGAGGCGGTTTTCTCTACACCAACAAGAACAGCATTTCCCTGGGGCTGGTCTTCAACGTCGCGGAGCTTAGTCGCTGCCGGATGAAGCCGGCGGAGGCCCTCGAGGACTTCAAGAGCAGCCCGCACATCGCCCCTTTGATCGAAGGGGGGCGGGAAGCCGAGTATTCGGCGCACCTGGTGCCCGAGGCGGGGCTGGGGATGATGCCCGAGTTGTTCGGCGACGGGATATTGGTTGCCGGGGATGCCGCGGGCTTCGTGCTCAACCTTGGTTATACAGTGCGGGGCATGGACTTTGCCGTCGCCTCGGGGGAGGCGGCCGCGCGGGCGGTGATGGAGGCGAAGGCGCATAACGATTTTTCCCGCAACGGTCTTTGCCGCTACCGGGAGTTGCTGCGGGAAAGCTTCGTCCTCAGGGACCTGGAAGCCTACCGGAGTGCGCCGGAGATTTTGGAAAACAAACGTATGTTCAACCAATACCCGAAACTTGTCACGGGCCTTGCGAGCGAGTTGTTCACGGTGGACGGCAAGCCGCCGGCACGGCTTGCCCGGAAAATTTACGACCGGATCCGGGCGAGCGGAATCGGCCTGGGGCAACTGGCCCTCGACGGCTGGAAAGGAGCGAGAGGCCTGTGA
- a CDS encoding sulfite exporter TauE/SafE family protein, which translates to MIGQAWAAFPAGMCIATIVMVVGFGGGILWMPFLLIVLHLPTDTAIITSLLIQTAGTGSGSVAYTLQKKTDNRLALLMMSIAIPGVIVGAFFAHRVVPSNIEVIIGAISLATALLFASSNEKFSETGVERVELKRAAGHSWIAVVMAVASGMLTLNIAEWLIPVMRNKMGLRMSNAVATCIVLTCGECFLGVWTHYFMGAKPDWAVALWGIPGVIIGGQIGPRLAKGIDERLLKEIFIFMLTLIGVHLVYKYFPL; encoded by the coding sequence ATGATCGGTCAGGCCTGGGCGGCGTTTCCCGCCGGGATGTGCATAGCCACCATCGTCATGGTGGTGGGCTTCGGAGGCGGGATCCTGTGGATGCCTTTCCTGCTGATCGTGCTGCACTTGCCCACGGATACCGCAATCATCACATCCTTGCTGATCCAGACCGCCGGCACGGGGTCGGGAAGCGTTGCCTACACGCTCCAGAAGAAAACCGACAACCGGCTCGCCCTGCTCATGATGAGCATCGCCATTCCGGGAGTCATCGTCGGCGCTTTTTTTGCCCACCGCGTCGTTCCTTCCAATATCGAAGTCATCATTGGCGCGATATCCCTGGCGACGGCCCTGTTGTTCGCTTCTTCCAACGAGAAGTTTTCGGAGACGGGAGTGGAGCGTGTGGAGCTCAAACGGGCGGCCGGGCATTCATGGATTGCGGTCGTCATGGCCGTCGCCAGCGGCATGCTGACGCTCAACATCGCCGAGTGGCTCATTCCCGTGATGCGGAACAAGATGGGCCTCAGGATGAGCAATGCCGTCGCCACGTGCATCGTGCTCACCTGCGGGGAATGTTTTCTCGGCGTGTGGACTCACTATTTCATGGGTGCGAAACCGGACTGGGCCGTTGCCCTCTGGGGAATACCGGGCGTGATCATCGGAGGTCAAATCGGCCCCAGGCTGGCAAAAGGCATCGATGAGCGCCTGCTCAAAGAGATTTTCATCTTCATGCTCACACTCATCGGGGTTCACCTGGTGTACAAGTACTTTCCTTTGTGA